The DNA window TAATACTGAGTAATGTTAAGCATCCTGACCTCTTTTCCTAATGCCAACCCTTCAATCATCTTCCCATGGTCTTCAGTGTGGTCCTTCATCTTCTACTGACTCACTGCTTGCTCCACTAAAAAGTCTCACGTCCACGCAGCCTACCGTGACCCACCTCATCCCTTTCCAAATATGCCTTTGTTCCAGCACATAGGAGCAGATGAACCAAAGCCTAATCTTTTGCCTTCTCCCAGTGCACACAATGAACAGACAATACCAGCTGAATTAAAAGGACTATTGCTTTCACTGAGCACTTGATATGAACGGCTGAATCCGTCCTGACAGGGCTAAACCATACTTCCTAACACGGTCATATGGCTTTTCAGCCAGTTAAGGGCCTTGAGACCTCGGTTTTTATATCCAGACATTCCTAGTTAAAGCTGCTAACTGCATGCTTGCATGGGTTCGGAGTAAAATGACAAAGGTAAAAACTAACATGGGATAGCTGTAGCACTGAAATTTcaaaaatcagttaaaaatgatttatgaacTGATGGTCTGTTCGCAGGAGGCATAAATGAAGTGATTTTGGATATGAATGGCAGATATACACCAAAATAATTTCAGTAAAGCTCGagcaaatgtaaatgttacaaCTAAcctcttgttgttttttgtttgtttgtttgttttgcctagCCCCCTATTCATGTTTTGTGCTCTTAgctgtttttgaaaatttgCCTTTACAGTGGTCACTTGATATGTTCAAAAAGTAgattaataatattaacaattattattattattattattgttgtggttgttgtttttgttttcttgttgttattattattagttgcAGTAGTCGTAgtaatttgtttctttgtttatctttattaatgaataattaagtATAGAGTGACCAGTATCATACTTTACACAAAGATTATCCCATCAGTGAGCTTTAATGTTTGTACAAACATTTCCCTCACCACTTGGTGGAAAAACTGAGTCTGTTAATTCCCCTGGTCACATACTCCCACAATGTTCTGACTGGCTAGCTTtccttgaacttgaacttgctACTTCTACAAAGCGTTCTACAAAGGTTTCCTGTTTAAATTATGTGTAGGGGTCATTTAACTATGAATTTCCCATGGTTAGTAAGGTTACTCTTCTCATATTCCACTGAGTGTTTGATGTAACatagcttgtgtttttttctttttcaaaatgcttTGAGGATTTGAGAATATCTGGCTGGTTCATGAATGCAAAATTTGACTATGACTTTGTACTTTGCTTCCCCACCTTCAGCTGAGGCTGTGTTTTGGAACCCTTCTAGACAGCTGTCCTGTCTCATGGGACTGCTCATTTGTTTGGGACTCGTCACTCCCTTCCATGTTGCTCCTGCAATGTCTGGTCTCCGCTCTGCCTTCTCTGCTACACGCAGCAGAAGTGTACTCGGCGGCTCCCAGCGAGCTGTGACATTTGATCGTCTCCTAGTCAACGTGGGCGGGGACTTCAACCCAGACACAGGTCGGTTTCGATGTCGCTTAGCAGGTGCTTATTATTTCTCCTTTACAGTGGGCAAATTCCCTAAGAAGCTCCTGTCTGTTATGTTGGTGAAAAATGGGCAGGAAGTACAAGCAATGGCTTATGATGGACACAGGAAACCTGGCCGTAAAGTTCAGAGCCAGAGCGTGATGTTAACTCTAAAGCCCATGGATACAGTTTGGCTGCTACTGCAGCAAAGCCCAGATTATGCCCTTTACAGCAATGTGGGACCTTACATTACATTCACGGGCTATTTGGTATATCCGGACTCGTCATCCTCTATGAGTTATCTCAACAACCACCTGCCCCAACCAGGGTTCCTTCATCCCGATTGCCCACCACCTACGGATCCATGGTATAGCTTGACAAGAGAAAAAGCTTTTGAAGAACCTAGGTCAGCTTTCTCAGTAGCAAGAACGACCTCTGTGCTGGGAGAAAGCGGAGGGTATCGTGAAAAGGAGGCATTGACTTTTGACGTGGAATATGTCAATATTGGTGGGCACTTTAACAAGACGTCAGGTCACTTCACGTGTCACTTCCCCGGGTCGTATTTCTTTGCCTTCACAGTTGGGAGGCACCCGCATAGGGCAGTATCGGTGAAGTTAATGACTGGCCGTGGTGAGGTGCAAGCTATGGTGTTTGATGAAGACACATCAAGGCATAGAGAAATGCAGAGTCAGAGTCTTCTACTGTCACTGAGGAAGGGAGACACCGTCTGGCTCTACAGTCAACAGGACCAACGCTATGCTGTGTATAGCAATCAGGGACGTTACACTACCTTTTCCGGCTTCTTGGTCTACCCTGACTGGGAGTCTTCAATCCTGGATAGAACTTACAACTGACCTAACATTTGAACTGGCTGGTTTTATATCTAGTCTCGTGTACCCTTTGTATCCTAGTGCCGACTAACACAATGGAACTATGTTTACTCATACATTTTCTGATTTCTGAAAAAGGAATTGTCAGAATGACTAATGTTTTCTAAACGCAAACAAAGCAGGGACTGAACTATCAGAATGTGATAAATTCTGACACAGCAGATAGAAAACCTTTTGTATTAGTCTGTGCAATGCGTAAGTAATCGCAGCATGAACTGACGTATTTGCATAATAATATGCTATTTTATTCCAAAGTTGAATGGCGTGCGAAGTGTGTTGAAACGCCAAGTctttaaaaatcaaatttgttACATTTGACAGAATGACATTTCATTCAGCATTTTCAGACAAACACCCATGTTGACTTGAGGTTGACCATTTATTATTACACAGTACCATTCCTCAGATCTATCACTTACCTTtcagtgtgaaaaatgtgtatatattgtacaattttatgtgttttctgtagTTAGCATTAATATCATGTATACCAGAGAGCAAAGTTCTAGAACTACTATCCCACAGTTGTTGaaggctgtttgtgttttgttgtcatgAGTGATAAACCCATtacaattaaatattttaatttgtttgatttcatgtAGATGTGCGAAGCTATCCTGTTTTAGACAATATAAGTGTGACTGAAGGAGTATTAATGCTAATACATAACCTCATTATGTTCTCATATCCCGGTACCTTCAAGGAGAGATCATTATACATTGTCTAGCTTTTGTTATTGTGTAACTTTACACATAAATATTAAATCATGTGATTGTATTCACACCTTCTTATCATCTGTCCAGTTCTCTCTTTGTTGTAATTAACAATACAGGGTAGTCATCACACTGCAGATTTCTGTTAAGCAAGGGCCATGTGGTAAATGGTGCTGA is part of the Chanos chanos chromosome 13, fChaCha1.1, whole genome shotgun sequence genome and encodes:
- the c1qtnf13 gene encoding complement C1q tumor necrosis factor-related protein 4 — its product is MGLLICLGLVTPFHVAPAMSGLRSAFSATRSRSVLGGSQRAVTFDRLLVNVGGDFNPDTGRFRCRLAGAYYFSFTVGKFPKKLLSVMLVKNGQEVQAMAYDGHRKPGRKVQSQSVMLTLKPMDTVWLLLQQSPDYALYSNVGPYITFTGYLVYPDSSSSMSYLNNHLPQPGFLHPDCPPPTDPWYSLTREKAFEEPRSAFSVARTTSVLGESGGYREKEALTFDVEYVNIGGHFNKTSGHFTCHFPGSYFFAFTVGRHPHRAVSVKLMTGRGEVQAMVFDEDTSRHREMQSQSLLLSLRKGDTVWLYSQQDQRYAVYSNQGRYTTFSGFLVYPDWESSILDRTYN